The Diospyros lotus cultivar Yz01 chromosome 15, ASM1463336v1, whole genome shotgun sequence genome has a window encoding:
- the LOC127792670 gene encoding trans-resveratrol di-O-methyltransferase-like: protein MAYDNGVCDVNNGDLLGAEAYIWNQMFGFMNSFNLKTAVELGIPDIIHNHGKPMKLSDLVAALPINPSKGQCIGRLMRSLALSGFFLEKIARENELLETEYTLTPACRLLLTENPFTLSPFLLAMLDPSLINSWQYLTAWLQNDDPTAFNTANGTSFWDYAGHKPTLNFRFNDGMSADSRLVASVMIKECKEVFEGLSSVVDVGGGTGTMATAIVEAFPHLKCTVFDQPHVVANLQGRKNLSFVGGSIHDVFPAADAILLKWILHFLGDEDCITLLKKCKQVIPSKENGGKVIIIDMVTGISKGAEESVQTQFFYDMLMMINVAGKERNKKEWAELFCKAGFSDYKIHPILGLRSLIEAYP from the exons ATGGCTTACGACAATGGAGTCTGTGATGTTAACAATGGCGATCTCCTCGGAGCCGAAGCCTACATTTGGAACCAAATGTTCGGTTTCATGAACTCTTTCAACTTGAAAACCGCAGTTGAACTGGGAATCCCTGACATCATCCACAACCACGGCAAGCCCATGAAACTTTCCGACCTCGTCGCTGCCCTTCCCATCAACCCATCAAAAGGCCAGTGCATCGGCCGCCTCATGCGCAGCCTGGCTCTTTCCGGCTTCTTTCTCGAGAAAATAGCCCGAGAAAATGAACTCCTAGAAACTGAGTACACTCTCACCCCCGCATGCCGGCTTCTCTTAACCGAGAATCCCTTCACTCTTTCGCCGTTCTTGCTGGCCATGCTCGACCCGAGTTTAATAAACTCGTGGCAATACCTGACGGCTTGGCTCCAGAATGACGATCCGACGGCGTTTAACACAGCCAATGGGACGTCGTTTTGGGATTACGCCGGCCATAAGCCGACTCTGAACTTCCGGTTTAACGACGGAATGTCGGCTGATTCGAGGTTGGTAGCGAGTGTGATGATTAAGGAGTGTAAGGAAGTGTTTGAGGGGCTAAGTTCGGTGGTGGATGTCGGCGGCGGGACCGGAACGATGGCCACCGCCATTGTCGAGGCCTTCCCGCACTTGAAGTGCACAGTGTTTGATCAGCCACATGTAGTTGCTAATTTGCAGGGGCGTAAGAACTTGAGCTTCGTTGGAGGGAGCATACATGATGTCTTCCCAGCTGCGGATGCAATTCTACTCAAG TGGATCTTGCACTTCTTGGGCGACGAAGACTGCATCACATTGTTGAAGAAATGCAAGCAGGTAATCCCAAGcaaagaaaatggaggaaaggTGATTATCATAGACATGGTGACGGGGATCTCCAAAGGAGCAGAAGAATCGGTCCAGACACAGTTCTTCTATGACATGCTAATGATGATTAATGTTgcaggaaaagagagaaataagaaagaatggGCAGAGCTGTTCTGCAAAGCTGGTTTTAGTGACTACAAGATCCATCCGATTTTAGGATTAAGGTCCCTCATTGAGGCATACCCTTAA